A single Anopheles arabiensis isolate DONGOLA chromosome 2, AaraD3, whole genome shotgun sequence DNA region contains:
- the LOC120908485 gene encoding early growth response protein 3: MSAKALTPPQTYSRLFRPWDGKEAKLEVPSGTRSEPSPSRVSDEESDCYSDSESEQTIKSEPMDYNHSPVKLSANLGTKVAIPSDPSMMHYPSADVAAYYHYCYQQQQLQLAEHPLPTQIHAEAPRVSGPMGAFGAAGLPPMIDPLGFTYDQMEQEYMRVLSEDAKAKLLASRKQRPKKFKCPHCDVAFSNNGQLKGHIRIHTGERPFKCDEPSCSKTFTRNEELTRHKRIHTGIRPYGCQTCGKKFGRRDHLKKHSKTHLPQERYTYGLMPASAAAAAAAAMLMPMYATHVFGY; this comes from the exons ATGTCGGCCAAAGCACTAACGCCACCTCAGACGTACTCACGGCTGTTCCGTCCATGGGACGGTAAGGAGGCAAAGTTGGAAGTGCCTTCGGGAACGCGCAGCGAGCCAAGCCCAAGCCGTGTTAGTGATGAAGAGTCGGACTGTTACAGTGACAGTGAAAGTGAACAGACGATTAAATCGGAACCAATGGACTACAATCACAGTCCCGTGAAATTAAGTGCTAATCTCGGAACAAAAGTTGCAATCCCGTCGGATCCCTCCATGATGCATTATCCTTCAGCGGATGTGGCCGCGTACTACCACTACTgttatcagcagcagcagctccagcttGCCGAACATCCACTCCCGACGCAAATACACGCGGAGGCACCGCGAGTTTCGGGGCCAATGGGAGCTTTTGGAGCCGCCGGTTTACCGCCAATGATCGATCCACTCGGATTTACGTACGACCAAATGGAGCAAGAGTATATGCGTGTTCTGAGTGAGGACGCTAAGGCAAAACTGCTGGCCAGTCGCAAACAGCGGCCAAAGAAGTTTAAGTGTCCGCACTGTGATGTAGCATTTTCCAACAATGGCCAGCTCAAGGGACATATTCGAATTCATACTG GAGAGCGACCGTTCAAGTGTGATGAGCCCAGTTGCAGTAAAACTTTCACCCGGAATGAGGAGCTAACGCGCCATAAACGTATTCATACCGGTATCCGACCCTACGGATGTCAGACATGTGGGAAAAAGTTTGGCCGCCGGGATCATCTGAAGAAGCATAGTAAAACTCACTTGCCTCAGGAACGGTACACGTACGGGCTAATGCCTGCGTCGGCTGCCGCGGCCGCTGCTGCGGCTATGCTAATGCCAATGTACGCGACACATGTCTTTGGGTACTAG